In Tsuneonella dongtanensis, a single window of DNA contains:
- a CDS encoding acetyl/propionyl/methylcrotonyl-CoA carboxylase subunit alpha encodes MITKLLIANRGEIACRIMRTARAMGIATVAVYSDADAKALHVRSADEAVHIGPSPAAESYLVGEKIIAAAKETGADAIHPGYGFLSENADFARSVIAAGLIWVGPKPTSIEAMGLKDAAKKLMRAAGVPVTPGYEGEDQSPERLKAEADAIGYPVLIKAVAGGGGKGMRKVDAPENFEAALQSCRREAAASFGNDEVLLEKWITSPRHIEVQVFGDSHGNVVHLFERDCSLQRRHQKVIEEAPAPGMDEATREAICAAAVRAAKAVDYEGAGTIEFIADASEGLRADRIFFMEMNTRLQVEHPVTEEITGVDLVEWQLRVASGEPVPLKQEELRIDGWAMEARLYAEDPAKGFLPSTGPLEIFDLGDEGRIETGVEQGGEVSPFYDPMIAKLIGTGETRQDAIRALADMFDEMAIWPVKTNATFLFNLILSHDFFEGDAIDTGYIERHLDRVIPHPNPFPHAWDEAARAILNEAKEEFGSLTGFRLNREPRLSVAMRHGDDSRVIEISDEEDLGLPVYGEGDGLIVFDEGQPFKFALAERGTGTHSAHDGDIIAPMPGKVIAVDVAEGDTVTAGQRLMVLEAMKMEHALTAPFDGTVAELSVGEGSQVQVEALLARVEAAE; translated from the coding sequence ATGATCACCAAGCTCTTGATCGCCAACCGCGGCGAGATCGCCTGCCGCATCATGCGCACTGCGCGCGCGATGGGGATCGCGACGGTCGCGGTCTATTCGGATGCCGATGCGAAGGCGCTGCACGTGCGCAGCGCCGACGAGGCGGTGCACATCGGCCCCTCGCCCGCGGCGGAAAGCTATCTCGTCGGGGAGAAGATCATTGCCGCGGCGAAAGAGACCGGGGCGGACGCCATCCATCCGGGCTACGGGTTCCTGTCGGAGAACGCCGATTTTGCGCGCAGCGTGATCGCGGCGGGGCTGATCTGGGTCGGGCCGAAACCGACAAGCATCGAGGCGATGGGCCTCAAAGACGCGGCCAAGAAGCTGATGCGCGCCGCCGGCGTGCCGGTGACCCCGGGGTACGAGGGCGAGGACCAGTCGCCCGAGCGCCTCAAGGCCGAGGCCGACGCGATCGGCTACCCCGTCCTGATCAAGGCGGTCGCGGGCGGCGGCGGCAAGGGAATGCGCAAGGTCGACGCGCCCGAAAACTTCGAAGCCGCGCTGCAATCGTGCCGCCGCGAGGCCGCGGCGAGCTTCGGCAACGACGAGGTGCTGCTCGAAAAGTGGATCACCTCGCCCCGCCATATCGAGGTGCAGGTCTTCGGCGACAGCCACGGCAACGTCGTCCACCTGTTCGAACGCGACTGCTCATTGCAGCGCCGCCACCAGAAGGTGATCGAGGAAGCCCCCGCCCCCGGCATGGACGAGGCGACCCGCGAAGCGATCTGCGCCGCCGCCGTCCGCGCCGCCAAGGCGGTCGACTACGAGGGCGCCGGCACGATCGAATTCATCGCCGACGCCAGCGAGGGCCTGCGCGCCGACCGCATCTTCTTCATGGAGATGAATACCCGCCTCCAGGTCGAACACCCGGTGACCGAGGAGATCACCGGGGTGGATCTGGTGGAATGGCAGCTCAGGGTCGCGAGCGGCGAGCCGGTGCCGCTCAAGCAGGAGGAGCTGCGTATCGACGGCTGGGCGATGGAAGCGCGGCTTTATGCCGAGGACCCGGCGAAGGGATTTTTGCCGAGCACGGGGCCATTGGAGATTTTCGATCTGGGCGACGAAGGCCGCATCGAAACCGGAGTGGAACAGGGCGGCGAAGTGTCGCCATTCTACGATCCCATGATCGCGAAGCTGATTGGCACGGGAGAGACCCGCCAAGATGCCATCCGGGCACTCGCCGATATGTTCGACGAAATGGCGATCTGGCCCGTGAAGACCAACGCCACATTCCTGTTCAACCTGATTCTCAGCCACGATTTCTTTGAGGGCGACGCTATCGACACCGGCTACATCGAGCGCCACCTCGATAGAGTCATACCGCACCCCAACCCTTTTCCACACGCTTGGGACGAGGCCGCACGCGCCATCTTGAACGAAGCGAAGGAAGAGTTCGGTTCGCTTACAGGGTTCCGCCTCAATCGAGAGCCTCGGTTGTCCGTTGCGATGCGTCATGGCGACGATAGTCGCGTCATCGAAATCTCGGACGAAGAAGACCTCGGACTCCCCGTTTACGGAGAAGGCGACGGCCTCATCGTTTTCGACGAAGGGCAGCCATTTAAGTTTGCGCTCGCAGAACGCGGCACCGGCACCCACTCCGCCCACGACGGCGACATCATCGCCCCCATGCCGGGCAAGGTCATCGCGGTCGATGTGGCCGAAGGCGATACCGTCACCGCGGGGCAGCGGCTGATGGTGCTCGAGGCGATGAAGATGGAGCACGCCCTCACCGCGCCGTTCGACGGGACGGTGGCCGAGCTTTCGGTCGGCGAGGGCAGCCAGGTGCAGGTCGAGGCGCTGCTGGCGCGGGTGGAGGCTGCGGAGTGA
- a CDS encoding endonuclease domain-containing protein, with translation MATDPPRHGEGDRAQHGGGGPPDVLAQPIKQVKRARRLRSEMSLPEVLLWQELRKRPGGFKFRRQFPQAPYTLDFACLASRTAIEIDGSSHDRGDAPRRDLQRDRFLMQRGFRVLRIPAREVLSDLESCVKAIVEACRDAGPPPPSAGADGPPPRAGEEL, from the coding sequence ATGGCGACTGATCCTCCCCGGCACGGGGAGGGGGACCGTGCGCAGCACGGTGGAGGGGGCCCGCCCGACGTGCTGGCCCAACCGATTAAGCAGGTGAAGCGAGCACGAAGGCTGCGCTCCGAGATGTCCCTTCCCGAAGTATTGCTGTGGCAGGAACTCAGGAAGAGGCCCGGCGGCTTCAAGTTCCGTCGCCAATTCCCGCAAGCACCTTATACCCTGGACTTCGCCTGCCTCGCGTCTCGGACGGCCATCGAAATCGATGGAAGCTCCCATGATCGCGGCGATGCGCCACGGCGCGACTTGCAACGTGACCGGTTTCTCATGCAACGAGGCTTCCGCGTATTGCGCATCCCGGCGCGGGAAGTGCTGAGCGATCTGGAGAGTTGCGTGAAAGCTATTGTCGAGGCCTGCCGCGATGCCGGGCCCCCTCCACCATCCGCTGGCGCGGACGGTCCCCCTCCCCGTGCCGGGGAGGAATTATGA
- a CDS encoding TIGR00730 family Rossman fold protein, with translation MKRLAVYCGSASPSDQRYIELAHDVGRELAGRGIGLVYGGGRLGLMGAVAAGALEGGGEVIGVIPEALANSEVANHDCTELYTVSGMHERKQRFTDLSDGFVTIPGGVGTMDELWEAVSWAQLGYHQKPVGLLNAFGFYDHLIAFNRHMAEVGFVRPAHQGIIIADESLPGLLDRMAAYQPHTPIFAMKASDL, from the coding sequence GTGAAGCGCCTCGCCGTCTATTGCGGATCGGCCTCGCCGTCCGACCAGCGGTATATCGAGCTCGCGCACGACGTCGGGCGGGAGCTGGCCGGGCGCGGCATCGGGCTGGTATACGGCGGCGGACGGCTCGGCCTGATGGGCGCGGTCGCCGCGGGCGCGCTCGAGGGCGGGGGCGAAGTCATCGGCGTGATCCCCGAAGCGCTCGCCAATTCCGAAGTCGCGAACCACGACTGTACAGAGCTCTACACCGTGTCGGGAATGCACGAGCGTAAACAGCGCTTTACCGACCTTTCCGACGGTTTCGTCACCATTCCGGGCGGAGTGGGGACCATGGACGAATTGTGGGAAGCGGTAAGCTGGGCGCAGCTCGGCTATCACCAGAAGCCGGTGGGCCTGCTCAACGCCTTCGGGTTCTACGATCACCTGATCGCGTTCAACCGCCACATGGCCGAGGTCGGCTTCGTGCGCCCGGCGCACCAGGGCATCATCATCGCCGACGAGAGCCTGCCCGGCTTGCTCGACCGGATGGCCGCCTACCAGCCGCACACCCCGATCTTCGCGATGAAGGCCAGCGACCTATGA
- a CDS encoding phytoene/squalene synthase family protein, with amino-acid sequence MRRPRRIVPRMLAPSRILRATPAQAGGGREWDDLVDYAEKSIARGSKSFSLASRLFDRDTREKVWLLYAWCRRCDDLADNQDHGGTLGEQEGAERRLTAIRLLTERALDGLPTADPAFDAFGLVARECGLTREMAEDVIMGFELDAKDWRPRSEADLARYCYHVAGAVGVMMAVVMGVDRTDSWMLDRACDLGLAFQLANIARDVAEDDKADRRYLPLEWMVEEDIEPGMIMHPHHRQELADIVARLIRRMERHEAWARLGAAQLPFRSRWAVLAAARIYGAIGRRVAELGPHAWDNRVVIGRTEKLRHVSAAFWEAVRNKPEEPGEAPQWSRGQILIDVRMSQPIPAPNMEPLPDGD; translated from the coding sequence ATGAGACGCCCTCGGCGCATCGTCCCGCGGATGCTGGCGCCCAGTCGCATCCTGCGCGCCACGCCTGCACAAGCCGGCGGCGGGCGCGAATGGGACGACCTCGTCGACTATGCCGAAAAGTCGATCGCCCGCGGTTCCAAGAGCTTCTCGCTCGCAAGCCGGCTGTTCGACCGCGACACGCGCGAAAAGGTCTGGCTGCTCTACGCCTGGTGCCGCCGCTGCGACGACCTGGCCGACAACCAGGACCACGGCGGCACGCTGGGCGAGCAGGAGGGCGCCGAACGCCGCCTGACCGCGATCCGCCTGCTCACCGAGCGTGCGCTCGACGGGCTGCCGACCGCCGACCCGGCGTTCGACGCTTTCGGCCTGGTCGCGCGCGAATGCGGCCTCACCCGCGAGATGGCCGAGGACGTCATCATGGGCTTCGAGCTCGACGCCAAGGACTGGCGCCCGCGCAGCGAGGCGGATCTCGCGCGCTACTGCTACCACGTCGCGGGCGCCGTCGGGGTGATGATGGCCGTCGTCATGGGCGTCGACCGCACCGACAGCTGGATGCTCGACCGCGCGTGCGACCTCGGCCTCGCCTTCCAGCTCGCCAACATCGCCCGCGACGTGGCCGAGGACGACAAGGCCGACCGCCGCTACCTGCCGCTCGAATGGATGGTCGAGGAGGACATCGAGCCCGGCATGATCATGCACCCGCACCACCGGCAGGAGCTCGCCGACATCGTCGCGCGGCTGATCCGGCGGATGGAGCGGCACGAGGCGTGGGCGCGGCTGGGCGCGGCACAGCTGCCGTTCCGCAGCCGCTGGGCTGTGCTCGCCGCCGCGCGCATCTACGGCGCGATCGGGCGGCGGGTGGCGGAACTCGGGCCCCATGCGTGGGACAACCGCGTGGTCATCGGCCGGACGGAGAAGCTGCGCCACGTGTCCGCGGCGTTCTGGGAAGCGGTGCGGAACAAGCCGGAGGAGCCCGGCGAGGCCCCGCAGTGGTCGCGCGGGCAGATCCTGATCGACGTGCGGATGAGCCAGCCGATCCCCGCGCCGAACATGGAGCCGCTGCCGGATGGCGACTGA
- a CDS encoding metal-dependent hydrolase family protein, which translates to MRGLGRLACAAAALAIGISAQVSSAQEAAPRTTVIHADRVVVDAQSPVRGQSTVIVTDGRIVGIEDGFVDGPVGAEMVHLAGKTLVPGLTDLHTHISGDPTGEYWRAAIDPPEWFTMLAVKNAGKTVRAGFTTIRDLGSRTPQVTQALRRATAEGLVVGPRVVTSGQTIAIVGGHGDTSGFRSDVNDLLASGMACTGPVECAEKVRRASKAGADLVKITATGGVLSQQGRGLEAHFTDAEMQSIVDTAKTLGLNVAAHAHGARGIEAASRAGVQTIEHGTYLDDGAIAEMKKNGTVLIPTLMAFQGISQRLGKGVYTPVVETKVRAVADAAGVFLRKALKAGVKVAFGTDAGVFEHGLNAREFGLMMAQGMSSRDALAAATTGAAEVLGLSGEIGRIAPGYSADIIAVEGDPTQDARVLEKVDWVMARGRVID; encoded by the coding sequence ATGAGAGGATTAGGCAGGCTGGCGTGCGCGGCGGCGGCGTTGGCGATCGGGATTTCGGCGCAGGTGTCGTCGGCGCAGGAAGCCGCGCCGCGGACCACGGTCATCCATGCGGACCGGGTGGTGGTCGACGCGCAATCCCCCGTGCGCGGGCAATCCACGGTGATCGTCACAGACGGCCGGATCGTCGGCATCGAGGACGGCTTCGTCGACGGGCCCGTGGGTGCGGAGATGGTCCACCTTGCCGGCAAGACGCTCGTCCCCGGCCTGACCGACCTGCACACGCATATTTCCGGCGACCCAACCGGCGAATACTGGCGGGCGGCGATCGATCCGCCCGAATGGTTCACGATGCTCGCGGTCAAGAACGCGGGCAAGACGGTCCGCGCCGGGTTCACCACGATCCGCGACCTGGGCTCGCGCACCCCGCAGGTCACGCAGGCACTGCGCCGCGCGACCGCCGAGGGCCTCGTCGTTGGTCCGCGCGTGGTCACCTCGGGCCAGACGATCGCGATCGTCGGCGGGCATGGCGACACCAGCGGGTTCCGTTCCGACGTCAACGACCTGCTCGCCTCCGGTATGGCCTGCACCGGCCCCGTCGAATGCGCCGAGAAAGTGCGCCGCGCCTCCAAGGCTGGCGCGGACCTCGTCAAGATCACCGCGACCGGGGGCGTGCTCAGCCAGCAGGGCCGCGGGCTCGAAGCGCACTTCACCGACGCCGAGATGCAGTCGATCGTCGACACCGCGAAGACGCTCGGGCTCAATGTGGCCGCTCACGCGCACGGCGCGCGGGGGATCGAGGCGGCGAGCCGGGCGGGCGTGCAGACGATCGAGCACGGCACCTACCTCGACGACGGCGCGATCGCGGAGATGAAGAAGAACGGCACCGTCCTGATCCCCACGCTGATGGCGTTCCAGGGCATCAGCCAGCGGCTGGGCAAGGGCGTCTACACCCCGGTCGTGGAGACCAAGGTGCGCGCGGTCGCTGATGCGGCGGGCGTGTTCCTGCGCAAGGCGCTGAAGGCGGGGGTCAAGGTTGCCTTCGGCACCGACGCCGGGGTGTTCGAGCACGGCCTCAACGCGCGCGAATTCGGCCTGATGATGGCGCAGGGAATGTCGAGCCGCGATGCGCTTGCCGCCGCCACCACCGGGGCAGCCGAAGTGCTCGGCCTGTCGGGCGAGATCGGCCGCATCGCGCCGGGTTATTCGGCCGACATCATCGCGGTCGAGGGCGACCCGACGCAAGACGCCCGCGTGCTCGAGAAGGTGGACTGGGTCATGGCCCGCGGCCGCGTGATCGACTGA
- a CDS encoding phytoene desaturase, translating to MTIENKTACVIGAGFGGLALAIRLQSAGVKTTVVEARDKPGGRGYFWERDGFTFDAGPTVITDPDCLKELWALSGHDMAEDVELMPVMPFYRLNWPDGTNFDYSNDENSLRAEIDRVAPGDLAGYEDFLRYSAGVFEEGYVKLGNVPFLDFASMIKAAPALAKYQAWRSVYSMVSSYVKSEKLREALSFHTLLVGGNPMTTSAIYALIHKLEKDGGVWWARGGTNRLVAAMVRHFERLGGTMRLHDPVTRIHTIGTTATEVETQSGWRERFNAVASNADIMHSYRDLLGKTKRGKDQAKSLARKRFSPSLFVVHFGLEGTWPGIPHHAILFGPRYKGLLEDIYEHGVLPQDFSIYLHHPTVTDPSMAPPGKSTFYALVPVAHMGKLTVDWETVGPMLEKRILDEVGRRLIPDIHDRIVTKFHYAPRDFSLDLNAHMGSAFSLEPILTQSAWFRGHNRDDVIENFYLVGAGTHPGAGIPGVVGSAKATAGLMLEDLSK from the coding sequence TTGACCATCGAGAACAAGACCGCCTGCGTGATCGGTGCCGGGTTCGGCGGGCTCGCGCTCGCGATCCGGCTGCAATCGGCCGGGGTGAAGACCACCGTGGTCGAGGCGCGCGACAAGCCCGGCGGACGCGGTTACTTCTGGGAGCGCGACGGCTTCACCTTCGACGCCGGCCCGACCGTGATCACCGATCCCGACTGCCTCAAGGAGCTGTGGGCGCTGTCGGGCCACGACATGGCCGAAGACGTCGAGCTGATGCCGGTCATGCCGTTCTACCGGCTGAACTGGCCCGACGGAACCAACTTCGACTATTCGAACGACGAGAACTCGCTCCGGGCGGAGATCGACCGCGTCGCGCCGGGCGACCTGGCCGGGTACGAGGATTTCCTTCGTTATTCCGCGGGCGTGTTCGAGGAAGGCTACGTCAAGCTCGGCAACGTGCCGTTCCTCGACTTCGCGAGCATGATCAAGGCCGCGCCCGCGCTCGCCAAGTACCAGGCGTGGCGCAGCGTCTATTCGATGGTCTCGAGCTATGTGAAGAGCGAGAAGCTGCGCGAAGCGCTGTCGTTCCACACCCTCCTCGTCGGCGGCAACCCGATGACCACGAGCGCGATCTACGCGCTGATCCACAAGCTGGAAAAGGACGGCGGCGTGTGGTGGGCGCGCGGCGGCACCAACCGGCTCGTCGCGGCGATGGTCCGCCATTTCGAGCGGCTGGGCGGCACCATGCGCCTCCACGATCCGGTCACCCGCATCCACACCATCGGCACCACGGCGACCGAGGTCGAGACCCAGAGCGGCTGGCGCGAGCGCTTCAACGCCGTCGCCAGCAATGCCGACATCATGCACTCGTACCGCGACCTGCTCGGCAAGACCAAGCGGGGCAAGGACCAGGCCAAGAGCCTCGCGCGCAAGCGCTTCAGTCCGTCGCTGTTCGTCGTCCATTTCGGGCTCGAAGGCACGTGGCCGGGCATCCCGCACCATGCGATCCTGTTCGGCCCGCGCTACAAGGGCCTGCTCGAGGACATCTACGAGCACGGCGTGCTGCCGCAGGATTTCTCGATCTATCTGCACCACCCCACGGTGACCGATCCGAGCATGGCGCCGCCAGGCAAGAGCACGTTCTACGCGCTGGTCCCGGTCGCGCACATGGGCAAGCTGACGGTCGACTGGGAAACGGTCGGCCCCATGCTGGAAAAACGCATCCTCGACGAGGTCGGCCGCCGGCTGATCCCCGACATCCACGACCGGATCGTGACCAAGTTCCACTACGCGCCGCGCGATTTCTCGCTCGACCTCAACGCCCACATGGGCAGCGCCTTTTCGCTCGAGCCGATCCTGACCCAGAGCGCGTGGTTCCGCGGGCACAACCGCGACGACGTGATCGAGAACTTCTACCTCGTCGGCGCGGGCACCCACCCGGGCGCCGGCATCCCCGGCGTCGTCGGCAGCGCCAAGGCGACCGCGGGGCTGATGCTGGAGGATCTCTCTAAGTGA
- a CDS encoding DUF885 domain-containing protein, producing MTLRTLAVLGLVALPLAACATVPEAAPPPVTAVTPEATPAERLRDLFARSDAAFLDRNPSTSFSRGDYSRADRITNRAAPDYYAVERHAAEVALAELATIDRAALGPVDQIAYDVFAYDKRRWLAGTEAEVAKFRHALVIDHRSGEHITYPRLASAGGQMPFATVADYENALKRHAAFARVLDDSIARLREGMAAGVVHPRVSTEIMIAQLDTQLKMRVEEMPYWTPVAAFPDAIGAADRARLTLAFRRAIETDIRPALQRLRTFLAEEYLPRSRDSVGLGGAPGGDAYYRYRVAEMTTLPLTPDEIHATGLAEVDRIEQALAAARAEAGDRKPVVYKDKASLTQAWYALQKRVDPLLPRLFATIPKTPLEIRPYEEYREAFNLAASYNSGDVNTGKPGIFYFSGYNLENREVSPTVSLYMHEGSPGHHFQNMTAAENRDLPDFLRFGGFTAYGEGWGLYAESLGYELGLYDDPVERIGALAGGELLRAVRLVVDTGLHAKGWSRQQAIDYMVAHGQPRDLATSETDRYIVMPGQALAYKVGELRIKAMRARAEAALGPRFDVRRFHSQVLETADLPLAVLEAKIDAWIAAGGP from the coding sequence ATGACCCTTCGTACCCTGGCCGTGCTCGGCCTCGTCGCCCTTCCGCTGGCGGCATGCGCCACCGTTCCCGAAGCGGCTCCTCCGCCGGTAACCGCCGTCACTCCCGAGGCGACGCCGGCGGAGCGCCTGCGCGACCTCTTCGCGCGGTCCGACGCCGCGTTCCTCGATCGCAATCCTTCGACTTCGTTCAGCCGCGGCGACTACAGCCGCGCCGACCGCATCACCAACAGAGCCGCGCCGGACTATTATGCCGTCGAGCGCCACGCTGCCGAGGTCGCACTCGCCGAACTGGCGACCATCGACCGTGCGGCGCTCGGCCCGGTCGACCAGATCGCCTACGACGTGTTCGCCTACGACAAGCGCCGCTGGCTGGCGGGGACCGAGGCTGAGGTGGCGAAGTTTCGCCACGCCCTTGTCATCGACCACCGCAGCGGGGAGCACATCACCTATCCGCGGCTTGCGAGCGCCGGCGGGCAGATGCCTTTCGCGACCGTGGCCGACTACGAAAATGCGCTGAAACGGCATGCCGCGTTCGCCCGGGTGCTCGACGATTCGATCGCGCGCCTGCGCGAAGGGATGGCGGCAGGGGTGGTCCACCCGCGCGTGTCGACCGAGATCATGATCGCCCAGCTCGATACGCAGCTGAAGATGCGCGTCGAGGAGATGCCCTACTGGACCCCGGTCGCGGCGTTCCCCGACGCGATCGGTGCCGCGGACCGCGCGCGCCTGACGCTGGCGTTCCGCCGGGCGATCGAGACCGACATCCGTCCCGCTCTCCAGCGGCTGCGCACTTTCCTTGCCGAGGAATACCTGCCGCGCTCGCGCGATAGCGTCGGCCTCGGCGGGGCTCCGGGCGGCGACGCCTATTACCGCTACCGCGTCGCCGAAATGACGACGCTGCCGCTGACCCCCGACGAGATCCACGCGACAGGGCTCGCGGAAGTCGATCGGATCGAGCAGGCGCTCGCCGCCGCGCGGGCCGAGGCGGGGGACCGCAAGCCGGTCGTCTACAAGGACAAGGCTTCGCTCACGCAGGCCTGGTACGCCCTGCAGAAGCGCGTCGATCCGCTGCTGCCCCGGCTCTTCGCGACGATCCCGAAGACCCCGCTCGAAATCCGGCCCTACGAGGAGTACCGCGAGGCGTTCAACCTGGCCGCATCGTACAACTCGGGCGACGTGAACACCGGCAAGCCGGGCATTTTCTACTTCAGCGGCTACAACCTGGAAAACCGCGAGGTCTCGCCCACGGTCTCTCTCTACATGCACGAAGGATCGCCCGGGCATCACTTCCAGAACATGACCGCGGCGGAGAACCGCGACCTGCCCGATTTCCTGCGGTTTGGCGGGTTCACCGCTTACGGCGAGGGGTGGGGGCTTTATGCCGAGAGCCTGGGCTACGAGCTTGGCCTCTACGACGACCCGGTCGAGCGGATCGGCGCGCTGGCGGGCGGCGAATTGCTGCGCGCGGTCCGGCTGGTCGTCGATACCGGGCTGCACGCGAAAGGCTGGAGCAGGCAGCAGGCGATCGACTACATGGTCGCCCACGGCCAGCCGCGCGATCTCGCGACGAGCGAGACCGACCGCTACATCGTGATGCCGGGGCAGGCGCTCGCCTACAAGGTCGGCGAGCTCAGGATCAAGGCCATGCGCGCCCGCGCGGAGGCCGCGCTGGGCCCCCGGTTCGACGTGCGCCGCTTCCATTCGCAGGTGCTCGAGACTGCCGACCTTCCGCTGGCGGTGCTCGAGGCCAAGATCGATGCGTGGATCGCCGCGGGCGGTCCCTAG
- the crtY gene encoding lycopene beta-cyclase CrtY, which translates to MSGRMIDVAIAGGGLAGGLAALAIHVARPELRIALVESGETLGGHHRWSWFSSDLTDEGAALLAPFRTTAWSGYEVRFPAFARTLSTGYNSLASVDFDAALRRLLPADAVATRRTIAALDARGIDLADGTRIDARCVIDARGIDSAPHLEGGWQVFLGRRLRTHAPHGLDRPIVMDAKVEQHGSCRFVYSLPLGADELFVEDTYYDDAPDLDRSALSARIDRYCATRGWDGDPIEFETGVLPVITGGDFAAFQAAHRVDGVARIGARGGFVHPLTSYTLPFAVETALAIAAESDLPGTQLAALMEARARNHWRRTAFYRRLGRMMFGAGTPEERYRAFALVYRLPQPVIERFYSGRSTPADMARVLCGKPPVPVLGALRALGTHGTPLTRKAA; encoded by the coding sequence ATGAGCGGGCGCATGATCGATGTGGCGATTGCCGGCGGAGGGCTTGCGGGCGGGCTGGCCGCGCTCGCAATCCACGTCGCGCGCCCCGAACTGCGCATCGCCCTGGTGGAAAGCGGCGAGACCCTGGGCGGGCATCACCGGTGGAGCTGGTTCTCCTCCGACCTGACCGACGAAGGCGCAGCGTTGCTCGCGCCGTTCCGGACTACGGCATGGAGCGGGTACGAGGTCCGGTTCCCCGCTTTCGCCCGGACCCTTTCGACCGGGTACAACTCGCTGGCGTCGGTGGATTTCGATGCGGCGCTGCGCCGCCTGCTGCCGGCCGACGCGGTCGCCACCCGGCGGACCATCGCTGCTCTCGATGCGCGCGGGATCGACCTTGCCGACGGGACCCGGATCGATGCGCGCTGCGTGATCGACGCGCGCGGAATCGATTCCGCCCCCCATCTCGAAGGCGGCTGGCAGGTCTTCCTCGGTCGCCGCCTGCGGACGCATGCGCCGCACGGCCTCGACCGGCCCATCGTGATGGATGCGAAGGTCGAGCAGCACGGCTCGTGCCGCTTCGTCTATTCGCTGCCGCTGGGCGCGGACGAGCTGTTCGTCGAGGACACTTATTACGACGACGCGCCCGATCTCGACCGTTCGGCGCTGTCGGCGCGGATCGACCGGTATTGCGCCACGCGCGGGTGGGACGGCGACCCGATCGAGTTCGAAACCGGCGTGCTGCCGGTCATCACCGGGGGAGACTTTGCCGCGTTCCAGGCCGCGCACCGCGTGGACGGCGTGGCGAGGATCGGCGCGCGCGGCGGGTTCGTCCATCCGCTCACCAGCTACACCCTGCCCTTCGCGGTCGAGACCGCGCTCGCCATCGCCGCCGAAAGCGACCTGCCGGGCACACAGCTCGCCGCGCTGATGGAAGCGCGGGCGCGAAACCACTGGCGGCGGACCGCGTTCTACCGGCGGCTCGGGCGGATGATGTTCGGCGCCGGAACCCCCGAGGAACGCTACCGTGCCTTCGCACTCGTCTACCGCCTGCCCCAACCCGTGATCGAACGTTTCTATTCCGGCCGCTCCACCCCAGCCGACATGGCGCGGGTGCTGTGCGGCAAACCCCCCGTGCCGGTGCTCGGGGCGCTGCGCGCGCTCGGCACCCACGGAACCCCGCTGACAAGGAAAGCCGCTTGA